Part of the Hydrogenobacter hydrogenophilus genome is shown below.
GCGGAGTTTGTTTACAGACTTGCCAAGTTGAGCGTAGAAGAAGGACTCGACGGTGTTGTGTGTTCAGGAAAAGAAGTAAGCTTTTTAAAAAGCAGTATAAAAAAAGAGTTTTTGGCAGTTGTGCCTGGTGTTAGCTTAGACAGAGGGAAAGCAGACCAAAAGAGGTCTGTTAGTTTAGAAGAAGCCTTGGAAAAAGGAGCGGACATAATAGTAGTAGGGAGAGACATAGTCCAAGACCAAAACCCCATAAAAAAAGTAGATTACATACTCAAAAAGATGGCTTAAATTATGATCCGTGGAAGTACCAATACTTGATGGTGTGCTTTTTATACTTTCAAGGTTGTTGGAATTTGTAAACATTGGAGTGATCTTCCTTTTTGCGGTGAAAGGTGTTCCTACAAGGTATATATACGCAGTGCTTCTGTTAACCGTTTTGAGCCTTTTGTCTTTTGTAGTGTCTTTGTTCCTCAAAGGTGATCACGCCTTAAAAGTGTCTTTTTTAATAACGCTCGCATCTTTTGTCAGTATGGTATTGATAACACTACACGCTTTAAGAAAAGCAAGTGCCGACATAATTCTGCCAGAAGGTGTAAGGTGTCCCGTCTGTAGTGCTTTTGTAAAACCGCAGAGAGCCTTTGCCCTTCAAGTGGGAAGCACTTACCTTTTTTTTGATGAGGAAGAGCACTTAAAGAAGTTCTTGAGTGCGCCACAGGACTATGCCAAGATAAGAAGGTTGAACATAAAAGAGACACAGATAGGTAAGGCTTATGTATTCAAAGATGGTACCTGGCAACTGTGGGCTGGGCGGGATTCGAACCCGCGACCCACGGATTAAGAGTCCGTTGCTCTGCCAGCTGAGCTACCAGCCCTATTAAATTTAATTATAGCATGCTCAACAAAATCTAACAAACCCGGAACATCCACGGAGTAATCAAGATAATAAATGTTTTCATAAGGTGGAAGCTTTACCACATCCTTAAGGGTAGTTATGTAAAGATGTTTTGATGAGATCTCAAAATTTTTATAATGGTAATGATCTCTAAAGGAAATCTTTTTGAGTATTTTTATCCTCATCTTCTCTAATGTGTTAAAGAACTGCTCGTTATCTCCAATCCCAGCAAAAGCTATAAACTCAAAATCTTCTACTTTTTTTAGCGGATTTCCCCAAATATCCCTAACCTTCCATTCCCTTCTGTAAAGTTTAAACACAGGTTTTGGAACTTCTATGTCCCACTCTTTTATGTCTTGGTAAGACAGGATTATAGCATCTGCCCTAACAATAGAAGAAAGAGGCTCTCTTAGCCTACCCCAAGGTAAAAGATGGTCTTTTAGATCCTTTTCTCTTATAAGAAGGAGGTCTAAATCCCTATGCATCTTTCTGTGCTGAAAACCATCGTCAAGTATGATAAGCTCTGCACCCAGCTTATTGATGGCATAAGAAGACCCTCTGCATCTGTTCTCATCAACTACTACACTTACGTTCCTGAGGATCTTAGCGAGCATAAAAGCTTCGTCTCCTGCTTCTTCCCACCTTGCTTTTATGTCTCCTCTGTGAGATACGAGCAGGGTACCTTTACTTTTTCTCTTATAACCTCTAGAAAGAATGCACACATGGAACTTTTCCGAAAAGTGCTCTGCAATGTATCTGACAAGACTGCTCTTTCCTGTACCGCCTACGCACAGATTACCTACACTAATAACAGGAATACTAAGCTTGCACACCTTGAATACTTTTCTGTCATAAAGGGAGTTTCTCAACATCACTGCAAAACTATAAGGGTTCAAAAGGTCCAAAAAGTTAAGCCTCATGTTTAAACTTCTTGGCATCAATGAGCAAAAGTATAGATAGCAAAATACCTCCAAAAATGGCACTCAGATACTGACTTAAAAACCTCCAAAGGAGAGCAAACACTCCAACCAACAATGGCTCCAGAAACGGGGCAAATACAGAAAGAGCTCCCAGCTCTCCTACACCACTACCACCCGGAGTAGGACTTATAAAAAGAGCGTAAACCAATAAAAGCTGATGTAAAAACACGCTCAGTGGGTCAGCTGATGTATTAAAAGCCTTCACAAGAAACACACCTACCAAGAGAAAGCATATATATAGCAAAATACTGCTAACTACTGCTCCAAGTATGTATATCTTTTTGTCCCTTAAGAATATCTTCATAGCTACTACATACCTTTTGAATATGTTCTTAACCTTACTTATAAACTTTCCGTTGTTAGAATTCTTCTTGAAAAAAACTCTCAAAAATATATAAATTACGGCTGTCAAGAGAAGAACTACCGCAATAAGTTCAAAAAGATCCTTTGCCTGAGAAGGGTTCTTAAACATTTCGTAAAGAGTAATAGGTAAAGCTAAGATGAAAAAGGACATACCGGTTATTGTCTTCATAGTTACAACACTCATAACTTTGTGGAGCCTCCCACCTTTCCTCATTAGAGTGTATATGGATATGAACTCACCACCTACATGTGCTGGTGTGACAGTGGCACCAAAGGTATTTATCAAGGATATTACATAACCGTACAAAAAAGAATACCTAAGACCCATGGCTCTTGAAAGCACAAAAAGTCTTATGTTATCAAAAGTATGGTAGAAGAACATACTCAGCATGGCAAACAAAAGATATCTCTTTTCTAAAAGGAAGAATACGCTTATGATGTCTTTTGGAAAGGTTTTTTTAAGTATGTAAAGAGCGGTTGCAATTATTATGCATACAGTGATGATAGAGCCGTAAAAGATGGATTTGTACATAGTAGGATTATACCATTTCTCTTTTTCTGAGCTGTCCACAAGCCCCAAACACACTTATACCTTTGCTGAGTCGAACGAAAGTAGATATACCCATGCTCCAAAGTATTTTCTGAAATTCGTAAACTTGTGCCAACTGGGGTCTTTCGTAGGGAAGGTCTGGGTCTGGATTGTAAGGTATAAGGTTTACCTTAAACTTATTTTTGTGCCTTCCGATGAGCCTTCCAAGAGCAACAGCACATTCCTTTGTATCATTTATTCCTTTTATGAGCACGTATTCCAACATGATCCTTCTACCTTTTGGATAAGGATAATCCTTTAGTGTCTGGATGAGTTCCAAAAGACCGTTGGTTTTTGATATGGGCATAAGGGTTTCTCTGAGTTTTTCGTAAGGAGCGTTTATAGAAACAGCAAGGTTTATATCTCTCAGAATGGGATCCTTTGACATTCTCTTTATCTGAGCGATGAGACCGCTTGTGGATATGCTGACTCTTCTTTTTGAAAGGTCTATACCCCACGGGCTTACCATGATCTCAACAGCTTTTCTGACATTTTCATAATTAGCAAGAGGCTCTCCCATTCCCATGAACACCACATTTCTTATTCTTTGTGGCATGACCCTCCTTTGAACCTGCAAGAATTGGTCTATTATTTCCTCCGTTTTAAGATTTCTCACAAGTCCATCTATTGCGGTAGCACAAAACTTACATCCTACAGCACAGCCTATTTGGGAAGATACGCACAGAGTAAGGTGATCTCTTTCTCTTATAAGTACTGTCTCTACAGTATGTCCGTCTTTGGTTTTAAAAAGGTATTTGGTAGAATCTTCCGCAGGTATCTCTTTTTGGAACTCAAGAGCATGTACCAAGAATTTCTCTTTTAAAAATTTTCTTTCTTCTTTTGATATATCGGTCATAAGCTCAAAATCCGTCTGGAACTTTTTGTAGATCCATCCCATTATCTGCAGCGCCCTATAGCCAGGCATACCCCATTTGGAAGTCAAAACTCTAAGCTCATCAAGATTATAAGGCGTAATGTACTCCATAGGAATAATTTAATACAAGTGAGCCGGGCGGGATTCGAACCCGCGACCCACGGATTAAAAGTCCGTTGCTCTACCAGACTGAGCTACCGGCTCTATACCGCTATAAATTATACCAAAAAAAAAGCTATAATTAATATATGGAAGGTGAGCAGTTTATCGAAACCTATACCTTTGACGATGTTCTTTTGGTTCCTCAGTATTCAGAAGTTTTGCCCAGCGAAGTAGATGTCTCCACTTATCTAACTAAGAGAATAAAGCTGAACATACCCATAGTTTCCGCCGCTATGGATACAGTTACCGAATCAAGGCTTGCCATAGCTTTAGCCAGAGAAGGTGGTATAGGTATAATCCATAGGAATATGAGTGTAGAAAGGCAGGCCCAAGAGGTTGAGAAAGTGAAAAAGTCCGAAAGCGGTATGATACTCCAACCTATAACTGTGCGTCCTGAAGATACGGTAAGACATGCCATGCATATTATGGAAAAGTACAAGATCTCAGGCGTACCGGTGGTTGATGGTGATGGTATGCTCGTAGGTATACTTACAAATAGGGATTTGCGGTTCTTGAAGAGTACCGATTACGACAAGCCAGTATCCCTTTTTATGACCAAGGAAAGGCTCATAACCGCTCAGGAGAGAGTCACACTTGAAGAAGCAGAGGAAATACTACAGAAGCATAAGGTAGAAAAGCTCCCCATAGTGGATAAGGAAGGAAGGCTTCGCGGTCTTATAACCATAAAGGATATCGTCAAACGCAAGAAGTATCCCAACGCGTGTAAGGACGAAATAGGCAGACTAAGAGTAGGTGCTGCTGTAGGGGTAGGATCTGATGTAAAAAGGCGTGTTGAAGCTCTTGTGTCCGTTCATGTAGATGTCATAGTGGTAGATACCGCTCATGGACATTCAAAGAAGGTTATAGAAACAGTAGAGCTTATAAAGTCTAACTATCCACATGTTGATGTAATAGCAGGTAATGTGGCAACTGCAGAAGGTGTAAGAGATTTGATAAAGGCTGGTGCTGATGCTGTCAAGGTAGGTGTAGGTCCTGGTTCTATATGTACCACGAGAGTAGTTGCAGGTGTAGGTGTACCCCAAATTACAGCCATCATGTGGGCTTACAAAGCTGCAATGCCTTATGAAGTTCCCATCATAGCAGATGGAGGTATAAGGTATTCGGGAGACATAGTCAAGGCTCTTGCCGCTGGTGCAAGTGCTGTGATGTTGGGTAATTTACTTGCAGGTACAGAAGAAGCTCCGGGTGAGACCATATACTATCAGGGTAGGGCTTATAAAGTTTACAGGGGTATGGGGTCTTTGGGTGCTATGACAAGTAGGCTTTCAAGCGATAGATACGGTCAAGAAAACATGGAAAAGTTCGTTCCAGAGGGAATAGAAGGAAGAGTACCCTACAAAGGTAAGCTTAGTGATGTGATCTTCCAACTGGTAGGTGGATTACGGTCTGGTATGGGTTATGTGGGAGCTAAGAACCTAAAAGAGCTTAGAGAAAAAGCCAAGTTTGTAAAGATCACATACTCAGGCTATAAGGAATCTCATGTTCATGATGTGGTTATAACCAAGGAAGCACCAAACTATTGGGTAGAGTAAATGGCCCTGCTTTACACAGGCATAGATAGAGAAGGAAATCTAAGGAAAGGTAAGGTAGACATTCAGGACAAAGCAACCGCTTACAAAGTACTTTTAGCTCAAGGTATAAAACCTATAAGCATAGAAGAAGAAAAAAAGTTCTGGCACAAGGAAATAATAAAGAGAAAACCATCTGAGGATGAGCTATCCTTTACCCTTTTACAACTCTCCTTATTGCTTTCTTCCGGGCTTAACCTGAATAAAGCTCTTGAAGTGCTTAGTAAACAGGTGGATAATAAAACCATAATGAGCGCTTTAAACTCCGTCAGAGAGTCCATAGAGAGGGGTGAAGCCATATACTACGCTTTTAAAAAGACAGAAGTCTTTCCTGATTTTCTTGTAGAAATGCTGAGGATAGCAGAAAGAGGTGAAAACCTTGAGGAGATATTTCGCATGGCGGGGGAGTTTTTACAGCGCATGTCCCAAGTAAGATCAAAAGTTATATCTTCTCTCACTTATCCCGCTTTTGTTATAATGCTTAGTTTTATCTCTGTCATTGTAGTTATAAAGTTTGTAGTGCCAAAAATAGCCTCTGTGCTTGTAAGCTTTGGTAAAGACCTACCCTTAGCCACCAAAATCTTACTCTTTGTTTCCAAAATCGTAAGCTACTTTTTTTACCTTTTGCCCGCCTTATTGGTGGTTTTGCTTTTCTCAAGGGGTGTTGTAAGTAAGGAAAAGTTAGACATGATCTTTTTGAAGGTTCCCATTTTTGGAAAGGTCTCTTACCTTTTTAACCTTTCAAGATTTGCTGGTAGTTTGCGCATGAGTCTCCTTTCTGGCATACCTTTAGTGAAGGCTCTTACGCTAAGCAGGGGAAGTATAACTAACCACTATCTTAGAAAGAGATTAGAAGGTATAGAAGAAGAGCTTTCTAAGGGTATGAGTCTTTCTGAAGTGCTTAGGAAAACAGGTGTTTTCCCAACACTTTTTATCAACTTGATAAGCAGTGGTGAGAAAGGTGGACAGTTAGATAGGATGCTATTCCTCATTGAAGAGTTTTACGATAGGCAGGCCATGAGAGTAATATCTTTCTGGATAAGGTTTGCAGAGCCCATTTCCATGTTGATCATAGGTGTACTAGTTGCTTTTATAGTCCTTAGTGTTATACTCCCCATAACGGAGCTTTCTACGGGTATAAGAAGATAAGTATGTACATATACATAGTGAGTTTTGAAAATACAGAAAAGCGCCTTCTTTTCGCGGTAGCCAAGAATGTGAAAGAAACTTTTGATCTTGATGTAAGAGTTTCTTGGGTTGCTGGTTCTTTCAAATACGCCTATGATTCCCAAAGAAAACAGTACATGGCAGAAAAGGTGGTAGAGTACCTTTCTACTCTAAACTATCCAGGGCTTGTGAGAATGTTAGCCATTCTAAGCTCAGACCTTTATGCAAAAGACCTTGAGTTTGTGTTCGGGTTTGGGGTAAAAAGAGACGCAGTGGTAAGCACTTTCAGGCTTTGGGCTACAGAGGAAAGGCTCTTTTTTGAGAGAGTCTTTAAAGTGGTAAACCTGACTCTGGGAAAGACATTCGGACTTGATTATTGCAAAGATCACAAGTGTGTTATGAATCCGCACTTCTCTTTAACAGACATAGACGCTAAAACTAAAAACTTCTGCGATTACTGTAAAACAAAGTTAAAGACCGCTCTTTCCCAGCTTACCCTCTGATTGTAAAGTGTTAAACCATGTGTAAGCCAAAAGGTACCAT
Proteins encoded:
- the lpxK gene encoding tetraacyldisaccharide 4'-kinase codes for the protein MPRSLNMRLNFLDLLNPYSFAVMLRNSLYDRKVFKVCKLSIPVISVGNLCVGGTGKSSLVRYIAEHFSEKFHVCILSRGYKRKSKGTLLVSHRGDIKARWEEAGDEAFMLAKILRNVSVVVDENRCRGSSYAINKLGAELIILDDGFQHRKMHRDLDLLLIREKDLKDHLLPWGRLREPLSSIVRADAIILSYQDIKEWDIEVPKPVFKLYRREWKVRDIWGNPLKKVEDFEFIAFAGIGDNEQFFNTLEKMRIKILKKISFRDHYHYKNFEISSKHLYITTLKDVVKLPPYENIYYLDYSVDVPGLLDFVEHAIIKFNRAGSSAGRATDS
- a CDS encoding flippase-like domain-containing protein, with the protein product MYKSIFYGSIITVCIIIATALYILKKTFPKDIISVFFLLEKRYLLFAMLSMFFYHTFDNIRLFVLSRAMGLRYSFLYGYVISLINTFGATVTPAHVGGEFISIYTLMRKGGRLHKVMSVVTMKTITGMSFFILALPITLYEMFKNPSQAKDLFELIAVVLLLTAVIYIFLRVFFKKNSNNGKFISKVKNIFKRYVVAMKIFLRDKKIYILGAVVSSILLYICFLLVGVFLVKAFNTSADPLSVFLHQLLLVYALFISPTPGGSGVGELGALSVFAPFLEPLLVGVFALLWRFLSQYLSAIFGGILLSILLLIDAKKFKHEA
- the rlmN gene encoding 23S rRNA (adenine(2503)-C(2))-methyltransferase RlmN; this translates as MEYITPYNLDELRVLTSKWGMPGYRALQIMGWIYKKFQTDFELMTDISKEERKFLKEKFLVHALEFQKEIPAEDSTKYLFKTKDGHTVETVLIRERDHLTLCVSSQIGCAVGCKFCATAIDGLVRNLKTEEIIDQFLQVQRRVMPQRIRNVVFMGMGEPLANYENVRKAVEIMVSPWGIDLSKRRVSISTSGLIAQIKRMSKDPILRDINLAVSINAPYEKLRETLMPISKTNGLLELIQTLKDYPYPKGRRIMLEYVLIKGINDTKECAVALGRLIGRHKNKFKVNLIPYNPDPDLPYERPQLAQVYEFQKILWSMGISTFVRLSKGISVFGACGQLRKREMV
- the guaB gene encoding IMP dehydrogenase, yielding MEGEQFIETYTFDDVLLVPQYSEVLPSEVDVSTYLTKRIKLNIPIVSAAMDTVTESRLAIALAREGGIGIIHRNMSVERQAQEVEKVKKSESGMILQPITVRPEDTVRHAMHIMEKYKISGVPVVDGDGMLVGILTNRDLRFLKSTDYDKPVSLFMTKERLITAQERVTLEEAEEILQKHKVEKLPIVDKEGRLRGLITIKDIVKRKKYPNACKDEIGRLRVGAAVGVGSDVKRRVEALVSVHVDVIVVDTAHGHSKKVIETVELIKSNYPHVDVIAGNVATAEGVRDLIKAGADAVKVGVGPGSICTTRVVAGVGVPQITAIMWAYKAAMPYEVPIIADGGIRYSGDIVKALAAGASAVMLGNLLAGTEEAPGETIYYQGRAYKVYRGMGSLGAMTSRLSSDRYGQENMEKFVPEGIEGRVPYKGKLSDVIFQLVGGLRSGMGYVGAKNLKELREKAKFVKITYSGYKESHVHDVVITKEAPNYWVE
- a CDS encoding type II secretion system F family protein, coding for MALLYTGIDREGNLRKGKVDIQDKATAYKVLLAQGIKPISIEEEKKFWHKEIIKRKPSEDELSFTLLQLSLLLSSGLNLNKALEVLSKQVDNKTIMSALNSVRESIERGEAIYYAFKKTEVFPDFLVEMLRIAERGENLEEIFRMAGEFLQRMSQVRSKVISSLTYPAFVIMLSFISVIVVIKFVVPKIASVLVSFGKDLPLATKILLFVSKIVSYFFYLLPALLVVLLFSRGVVSKEKLDMIFLKVPIFGKVSYLFNLSRFAGSLRMSLLSGIPLVKALTLSRGSITNHYLRKRLEGIEEELSKGMSLSEVLRKTGVFPTLFINLISSGEKGGQLDRMLFLIEEFYDRQAMRVISFWIRFAEPISMLIIGVLVAFIVLSVILPITELSTGIRR
- a CDS encoding Zn-dependent protease, encoding MYIYIVSFENTEKRLLFAVAKNVKETFDLDVRVSWVAGSFKYAYDSQRKQYMAEKVVEYLSTLNYPGLVRMLAILSSDLYAKDLEFVFGFGVKRDAVVSTFRLWATEERLFFERVFKVVNLTLGKTFGLDYCKDHKCVMNPHFSLTDIDAKTKNFCDYCKTKLKTALSQLTL